A segment of the Streptomyces sp. P9-A2 genome:
ACCCAGCTCTCGATCACCAGCAGATGAGCCACAACTCCCCTTTTCCTGTTGTCCCTTGCGGCGCGCTCCGCCGGCGCCGGGGCAGCCCGACGGCACCCGTGAGGAGGTGTCGGACCGCACGATGCACACCATATCGCTAATGATTTTCATTGTCAGTTACCTTGGGGGCTCATCGCGCCGACCCCGCCAGGGGTCGCCGCGCGGCCGAGGTGCGGCCGAGGTGTGGCCGAGGTGTGGCCGAGGTGCGGCCGAGGCGGGTGAGCGGTGCCACCGAGGTGCTCGCCGGATCGCCGCGACAGACCAGGCCTCTCCTGGGCGCGACACCCGCCGGAGGTGATCGCCACCCGGCGGAAGCTCTCGGCGACGCCGTGCCGATGGCTCATGAGCGGCTGAACCCGCAGAGGCGGCCGCGTGCGGCCCGAGAGGGCCGGAAGAGGCCCCCCCGTGCCCGTAGCTGCGCCCCGTATGCCACCTGTGCCCCCGATTCATTAGATCAGGGCCTTTGGGGTCGATTTCCGCAGACCGGAGTCCTTTCCTCCTCGAGGATCGGCCTGCGGCGGACGCGGGAGAGGCGTCGCACCGCGTGGTTCCGACGAGCCGCGCGGCCCAGGAGAAGCGACGAACAGGAGAGGGGACGACATGCACCTGACTCCCCACGAGCAGGAGCGCCTGCTGGTCCACGTGGCGGCGGATGTCGCCCGGCGACGCCGTGAGCGAGGACTGCTGCTGAACTATCCCGAGGTCATGGCGCTGCTGACGGCGCACGTCTACGAAGAGGCGCGGGCCGGGGCGACGGTCGACTCCGTGATGGAGTCCGGGCGGCATGTGCTGCGGCGCGGCGACGTCATGGACGGCGTACCGGAGATGATCACCCACGTCCAGGTCGAGGCGACGTTCCCGGACGGAACGAAGCTGGTGACCCTTCACGATCCGTTCGACGCGGCGGCCACCGAGATCGACGTCCACCCGGGCAGAACGGAACTGCTGCCGGACGAGGACGAGTACAGGGTGGCCTTCAACGAGGGCTCCACGCCCGTGCCGCTGCACGTGTCCAACCCTTCGGACCGTCCGATCCAGGTCGGCTCCCACTTCCACTTCGCCGAGGTGAACGAAGGGCTCGACTTTCCCCGCGAGGCCGCCCACGGCATGCGGTTGCACATCGCGTCCGGCACGTCCGAGCGGTTCGAACCCGGTGACGAGCGGACCGTGTCGCTGGTGCCCATCGCCGGCGACCGGATCGTCGGCGGACTCCGGGCCGGCAAGAGTGAAGAGGAGAAGCACCTCGATGCCCGACGAGACCGATAACCCCTCGGCCCCACTGCTGCGGTCCCGCTACGCCGACCTCTACGGCCCCACGGCCGGCGACCGGATCCGGCTCGCCGACACCAACCTCGTCCTCAGGATCGAGGAGGACTGGTGCGGTGGCCCGGGACGCAGCGGCGACGAGATGGTCTTCGGCGGCGGCAAAGTGATCCGCGAGTCCATGGGCCAGTCGCACATCCCCCGCGACGATCCGCGCAAGCCGGTGGACACGGTGATCACCGGCGCTCTGATCCTGGACCACTGGGGTGTGGTGAAGGCCGACATCGGACTGCGCGACGGCCGGATCCAGGCGATCGGCAAGGCGTACAACCCCGAGACCATGTCGCCGCGCCCCAACGACGACCCGCGCGCGTCCGACTTCGTCGTGGGGCCCGAGACGGAGGTGATCTCCGGAAAGGGGCGCATCCTGACCGCCGGTGGCGTCGACACACACGTGCACTTCCTGTGCCCCGGCCAGATCCACGAGGCGCTCGCCTCGGGCGTGACGACACTGATCGGAGGCGGCACCGGCCCCGCCGAGGGCAGTACGGCCACGACCGTCACACCCGGCAAGTGGCACATCCAGCGGATGTTCGAGGCACTCGACGCCTACCCGGTGAACATCGGCCTGCTCGCCAAAGGCAGCACGGTCTCCGCGAAGGCGCTGCTCGACCAGGTCGCCGCCGGTGCCCTCGGCTTCAAGATCCACGAGGACTGGGGCGCGACCCCCGCGGTGATCGACGCGGCTCTGACGGTGTGCGAGGAGACCGGGGTCCAGGTCGCCCTGCACGCCGACTCCCTGAACGAGTCCGGCTTCGTGCAGCACACCTTCGCCGCCACCAAGAAGGACCGCCGCACCAAGGACGCCAAGTACCGCAGCCTGCACATCTTCCACATCGAAGGCGCCGGCGGCGGCCACGCGCCCGACATGATCAGCCTCGTGAGCAAGCCGAACGTGCTGCCCGCCTCGACGAACCCCACCCGGCCCCTGACGATCAACACCGTCAAGGAACACGTCGACATGATGATCGTGTGCCACCACCTCAACCCCGAGGTCGAGGCCGACATGAAGTTCGCCGACTCGCGGATCCGGCCCTCCACGATGGCCGCCGAGGACCTGCTGCACGACATGGGCGCCATCTCGATGATGTCCTCCGACGCCCAGGCCATGGGCCGCATCGGAGAAATGATCATGCGAACCTGGCAGACCGCGCACGTCATGAAGTCCCGCTACGGCCACCTGCGGGAGGACGACGCCGGCGCGGACAACTTCAGGGCCCGGCGCTACGTCGCCAAATACACCGTCAACCCGGCCATCACCCACGGCATCGACCACGAGGTCGGCTCCGTCGAGCCGGGCAAACTCGCCGACCTGGTCCTCTGGGAACCCAAGTTCTTCGGCGTGAAACCCCACATGGTCATCAAGGGCGGCCAGATCGCCTATGCCCAGATCGGCGACGCCAACGCCTCCATCCCCACCCCGCAGCCCTATCTGCCGCGCCCGGTCTGGGGCTCCCGGGGCCGGTCCCCGGCGGCGAACTCCTTCAACTTCGTCGCGGAGGCGGCCCTCGACGGCGAACTCTCCCGGACCGGACTGCTCAAACCCCTGCGCGCGATCTGCTCCACCCGGGAGGTCACCAAGGCCGACATGGTGCACAACAACGGCCTGCCGGACATCGTCGTCGACCCCGACACCTTCGAGGTCACCATCGGCGGCGCCACCACCTCCGACGTCCGCACCATGGTGGACGGACACGAGGTCGGGCGGAACTACGCGACGGAACTGCCCATGGCCCAGCGCTACTTCCTGTTCTGACTGTTCCGGCACCCCCGGTCCGGGTCGGCACCCCCGGTCCGGGTCGGCACCCCCGGTCCGGGTCGGCACCCCCGGTCCGGGCCGGCCGCATCGACGTGGGCCGGCCCCGCGCCTCACGAAAGGAGGGCCTGTCACCCCATGAGCCGTACTGCCCTGCTCATCCTGGCCGACGGCCGTTTCCCCGCCGGCGGGCACGCCCATTCCGGCGGGATGGAGGCCGCCGTCGCCTCCGGAGGCGTGCACGACACCGCGAGCCTGGAGACGTTCTGCCGCGGGAGGCTGCACACCGCCGGACTGACCGCGGCCGGCCTCGCCGCCGCGGCCGCCACCGGATACGACGCCCTGGCCCTGGACGACGCCGCCGACACCCGCACTCCCGCACCGGCGCTGCGCCGCGTCGCGCGCCGCCTGGGCCGGCAGATGATGCGCGCCGCCCGCTCCACCTGGCCCTGCGCCGGTCTCGACCACCTCGCCCGCCACCGGCCGCAGGGGGCCCACCAGCCGGTCGTCCTCGGCGTCACGGCCCGCGCCGCCGGACTCACCGCGCTCGACGCCGCCCACGCCGCCGTGTACGAGAGTGTCGGCGGTCCGGCGACCGCGGCGGTGCGCCTGCTGAGCCTCGACCCCTTCGAGGCCACCGCGGTGCTGGCACGGCTCGCCGGCGACCTCGACGCCGTCGCCGGCGCCGCAGCCGACGCGGCGGGGCGCGTCGCCGCCGAGGGCGTCACCGTCCTGCCCGCCACGTCCGCCCCCCTGCTGGACATCACCGGCGAGCAGCACGCCGCCTGGACCGTTCGCCTCTTCGCTTCCTGACCACACCCGGACCGACCTGGAGCCCCCGTGCATCTGGACCACCCCGTGACCATGCCGCAGCGCCACACCTACAGCGCCGATCCCCGGCGCCCGGACGGCAGCCGCCGCGCCCTGCGGATCGGCTTCGGCGGACCGGTCGGCTCGGGCAAGACCGCGACCGTCGCCGCACTGTGCCGCACACTGCGGGACCGGCTGTCGATCGCCGTGGTCACCAACGACATCTACACCCAGGAGGACGCGGCGTTCCTGCGCCGCGAGGCGGTGCTGCCACCGGAGCGGATCACCGCCGTGGAGACGGGAGCCTGCCCGCACACCGCGATCCGCGACGACATCTCCGCCAACCTCGAAGCGGTCGAGCAGCTCGAACAGACCCTGGAACCGCTCGACCTGATCCTCATCGAGTCCGGAGGGGACAACCTCACCGCGACCTTCTCCCGCGGACTCGTCGACCACCAGGTCTTCGTCATCGACGTGGCCGGCGGCGACGACATCCCGCGCAAGGGAGGCCCGGGCATCACCACCGCCGATCTCCTCGTGGTCAACAAGACCGACCTGGCCCCGTACGTCGGAGCCGACCTGGAGGCCATGGCGGCCGATGCCCGCAAGCAGCGCAAGGGCCTCCCGTTCGCCTTCACCAGCCTGACGACGGCCGACGGGGTCCGCCCGGTCGCCGACTGGGTCACCGAGTGCCTCGCGGCCTGGCATGCCGGAGCCACCCGGTGAGGGCCGCCGCAGGGCTGCCGGCCGCTTCCCACGTCGTTCCTCACGCCGTCGCCCCTGCCCCTGCCCCTGCCCCTGCCCCTGCCCCTGCCCCCGCCCACCCCGCAGGCCTCCGCGCCACCGCCCGCCTGCGGGCCACCCACAACGGCCGCGCCACGACGGTCCCTCTCCTGCACAGCGACGGGCCCTTCCACCTGCGCCGCCTCCGGCCCCGTGGAGAGTGGGCACGAGTCTGCGTGCTGGGCGCGATGAGCGCACCCCTCGGCGGGGACAGACTCGCGCTCGACGTCACCGCCGAGGCGCGCACCCGGCTGGAGGTGACCGCGGCCGCCGCCACCATCGCCCTGCGCGGCCCCACCGCCGACCCCGCCACCTACGACGTACGGCTCACCGTCGGCGAGGACGCCTCCCTGCGCTGGCTGCCCCAGCCGTTGATCAGCACCCGGGGCAGTACCGTGCACCAGACGTACCGGGTGGAACTCACCGCCGGCTCCCGGCTGCTCCTGCGTGAGGAACAGCTCCTGGGACGCACCGCCGAGCCACCGGGTCACCTGTCCACGCGGCTGACCGTGCGGCGCGACGGCCGGCCGATCCTCGACCAGCACACCGTCTACGGTGCCCCGGCGCCGGCCTGGGACGGACCCGCCGTACTGGGCGACCACCGCGCGACCGGCCAGTTCCTCCTCGTCGATCCCGGGCTGGACGCGCCCCCGGCGGCCGTCCTCCTCGGTGACCCGGTACGGGGACACTGCGTTCTGGCACCGCTCGCCGACGGCCCGGCACTGCTCGCCACCGCTGTCGCACCGACCTCCGCTCGGCTGCGCCGCCTGCTCGACGCGGCCCTCGCCCGGGTGTCCGGCGCGGAGATACGGCCCGGGGTGCGACCCGGCACACCACGGTAAAGAACACGGTGGCCCAGGGCGTGGGCCGATCACCGGCCGGCTTCCGCCCGCCGGAACCGTTCGAAGACGCGCGCCTCGGTTTCGCCGGTGGTCACGTCCACCCGGACGTCGGTGCGGGCGGGGCGTGCCGAACGACGTCGCCCGTCAGGCTGCGCGGTACCCGCCGCAGGCGGGCCGGACCACTCCTGACGGGCGTGGCGGGTAACGGGGCGGAGCGTCGGTGCGGTCGGGGTGGACGACCTGGGCCGCCACCACCGGAGGCGTCGGGAGAACCGTGCCCCGGCCCGCCGGACGCTGCCCACGTCGTGGTTCCTCATCAGCCGGCAGGAGATGCCCGCATCGGCCCAGCAGGAGGTGCCCGCTCGGGTGAGGACGTCGAGGATGCCTTACGGGGCCTGCCTCAGGGACCGCTTCACCCCCGCTCTCTGACAGGCACGCCCGGCCGGGGGACGAGCAGGTGAGCCCGCC
Coding sequences within it:
- a CDS encoding urease subunit gamma, with the translated sequence MHLTPHEQERLLVHVAADVARRRRERGLLLNYPEVMALLTAHVYEEARAGATVDSVMESGRHVLRRGDVMDGVPEMITHVQVEATFPDGTKLVTLHDPFDAAATEIDVHPGRTELLPDEDEYRVAFNEGSTPVPLHVSNPSDRPIQVGSHFHFAEVNEGLDFPREAAHGMRLHIASGTSERFEPGDERTVSLVPIAGDRIVGGLRAGKSEEEKHLDARRDR
- a CDS encoding urease subunit alpha codes for the protein MPDETDNPSAPLLRSRYADLYGPTAGDRIRLADTNLVLRIEEDWCGGPGRSGDEMVFGGGKVIRESMGQSHIPRDDPRKPVDTVITGALILDHWGVVKADIGLRDGRIQAIGKAYNPETMSPRPNDDPRASDFVVGPETEVISGKGRILTAGGVDTHVHFLCPGQIHEALASGVTTLIGGGTGPAEGSTATTVTPGKWHIQRMFEALDAYPVNIGLLAKGSTVSAKALLDQVAAGALGFKIHEDWGATPAVIDAALTVCEETGVQVALHADSLNESGFVQHTFAATKKDRRTKDAKYRSLHIFHIEGAGGGHAPDMISLVSKPNVLPASTNPTRPLTINTVKEHVDMMIVCHHLNPEVEADMKFADSRIRPSTMAAEDLLHDMGAISMMSSDAQAMGRIGEMIMRTWQTAHVMKSRYGHLREDDAGADNFRARRYVAKYTVNPAITHGIDHEVGSVEPGKLADLVLWEPKFFGVKPHMVIKGGQIAYAQIGDANASIPTPQPYLPRPVWGSRGRSPAANSFNFVAEAALDGELSRTGLLKPLRAICSTREVTKADMVHNNGLPDIVVDPDTFEVTIGGATTSDVRTMVDGHEVGRNYATELPMAQRYFLF
- a CDS encoding urease accessory protein UreF → MSRTALLILADGRFPAGGHAHSGGMEAAVASGGVHDTASLETFCRGRLHTAGLTAAGLAAAAATGYDALALDDAADTRTPAPALRRVARRLGRQMMRAARSTWPCAGLDHLARHRPQGAHQPVVLGVTARAAGLTALDAAHAAVYESVGGPATAAVRLLSLDPFEATAVLARLAGDLDAVAGAAADAAGRVAAEGVTVLPATSAPLLDITGEQHAAWTVRLFAS
- the ureG gene encoding urease accessory protein UreG yields the protein MHLDHPVTMPQRHTYSADPRRPDGSRRALRIGFGGPVGSGKTATVAALCRTLRDRLSIAVVTNDIYTQEDAAFLRREAVLPPERITAVETGACPHTAIRDDISANLEAVEQLEQTLEPLDLILIESGGDNLTATFSRGLVDHQVFVIDVAGGDDIPRKGGPGITTADLLVVNKTDLAPYVGADLEAMAADARKQRKGLPFAFTSLTTADGVRPVADWVTECLAAWHAGATR
- a CDS encoding urease accessory protein UreD; the encoded protein is MSAPLGGDRLALDVTAEARTRLEVTAAAATIALRGPTADPATYDVRLTVGEDASLRWLPQPLISTRGSTVHQTYRVELTAGSRLLLREEQLLGRTAEPPGHLSTRLTVRRDGRPILDQHTVYGAPAPAWDGPAVLGDHRATGQFLLVDPGLDAPPAAVLLGDPVRGHCVLAPLADGPALLATAVAPTSARLRRLLDAALARVSGAEIRPGVRPGTPR